A single Ignavibacteriales bacterium DNA region contains:
- a CDS encoding Rrf2 family transcriptional regulator: MKFSSQEEYGLRCLLRIAKNKSEDGMTIPEISSAERLSQANAGKLLRILRLGGFIESSRGSSGGYRLTRPPEEINVGEVLSVLGGKFFESSFCSDFTGNESICTHTIDCSIRSLWRAVQTAVDSILSKTTLADMLGKEEETASFVYALLEEEQQSLRNQQKPA, encoded by the coding sequence ATGAAATTCAGTTCCCAGGAAGAATACGGATTGCGCTGCCTTCTGCGCATTGCTAAAAACAAGTCAGAAGACGGAATGACCATACCCGAGATCAGTTCGGCTGAGCGCCTCTCGCAGGCCAATGCAGGCAAACTCCTCAGGATTCTGCGCCTAGGCGGTTTTATTGAAAGCTCACGCGGTTCATCCGGAGGATACCGGCTGACCCGTCCTCCTGAAGAAATAAACGTCGGGGAAGTGCTCTCGGTTCTCGGAGGCAAATTTTTTGAATCATCCTTCTGTTCTGATTTTACCGGAAATGAATCCATCTGCACGCATACCATAGACTGCTCCATCCGCTCCCTCTGGAGGGCAGTGCAGACTGCGGTTGATTCCATCCTCTCAAAGACCACACTCGCTGATATGCTTGGTAAGGAAGAAGAAACGGCAAGCTTTGTTTATGCCCTTCTTGAAGAAGAGCAGCAGTCCCTCAGAAATCAGCAAAAACCCGCCTGA
- a CDS encoding YbaN family protein yields MRQAIKNRKVAESHWLRVTYFILGVVCTITGIIGFIVPLMPGTIFLIMAAYFFARSSERFLDYILTNKLFGHHIQNFVDGGRMPLRAKIVTAGLIFISVLTGILLL; encoded by the coding sequence ATGCGGCAGGCAATTAAAAACAGGAAAGTTGCTGAGTCTCACTGGCTCAGGGTTACCTATTTTATCCTCGGAGTAGTATGTACAATAACGGGCATCATTGGTTTTATCGTTCCGCTGATGCCCGGGACAATATTTTTGATTATGGCTGCATATTTCTTTGCCAGAAGCTCAGAGAGATTTCTGGACTATATACTGACCAACAAACTGTTCGGCCACCATATTCAAAACTTCGTTGACGGCGGCAGGATGCCGCTCAGAGCGAAGATCGTAACCGCCGGACTTATTTTTATCTCAGTCCTCACGGGGATCCTCCTCCTCTAA
- a CDS encoding cysteine desulfurase: MSSVNASGALKDKQTAASAFNVYEIRKDFPILQTEVHGKPLVYLDNAASTQKPQCVIDKIAEYYSATNANIHRGVHLLSQKATLEYEGVREQVASYLNASSSKEIIFTRGTTEAINLVAHSYGRKYIQEGDEIIISWLEHHSNIVPWQMLCEEKKAILKVIRMDDNGDLDMDHFHSLLSDRTKFISVVHVSNALGTVNPVEEIIRAAKERGIPVLLDGAQSVQHQPVDVRALGCDFFVFSAHKLYAPTGVGVLYGRKELLEKMPPYQGGGDMIASVSFEKTTYNELPYKFEAGTPNIEGVIGMGPALDYIEKIGFDAIQNYENSLLVYTGEVLRKIPGVKLLGEPKVRSSVYSFQLEGIHPHDTGTILDLEGVAIRTGHHCAQPVMKRLGVPATARLSLGFYNTKEEIDYFAQSLQKVFEVFK; encoded by the coding sequence AATGCCTCTGGTGCTCTAAAGGATAAGCAGACTGCTGCATCCGCGTTTAATGTCTATGAGATCAGAAAAGATTTTCCGATCCTGCAGACCGAAGTGCACGGCAAGCCGCTTGTGTATCTTGATAACGCTGCTTCAACCCAGAAGCCGCAGTGTGTGATAGACAAGATAGCTGAATATTATTCAGCGACTAATGCCAATATACACAGGGGTGTGCATCTGCTCAGCCAGAAGGCAACTCTTGAATATGAAGGGGTGAGAGAGCAGGTTGCATCCTATCTGAATGCATCTTCCTCAAAAGAAATTATCTTTACCAGAGGCACCACAGAGGCAATAAATCTGGTGGCTCATTCCTACGGCAGGAAATATATACAGGAAGGGGATGAGATCATCATCTCATGGCTGGAGCATCACTCCAATATCGTCCCCTGGCAGATGCTTTGTGAGGAGAAAAAAGCAATACTGAAGGTTATCAGAATGGATGACAATGGTGATCTTGATATGGATCATTTCCATTCGCTTCTATCTGACCGGACAAAGTTTATTTCGGTTGTGCATGTTTCTAATGCACTCGGAACGGTCAATCCGGTTGAAGAAATTATCCGGGCCGCAAAAGAACGGGGAATACCGGTTCTGCTTGACGGCGCTCAGTCTGTGCAGCATCAGCCGGTTGACGTCCGTGCTCTTGGCTGTGATTTCTTCGTTTTCTCCGCGCACAAACTTTACGCTCCGACCGGAGTGGGTGTTCTTTACGGAAGAAAAGAACTGCTTGAGAAAATGCCTCCGTATCAGGGCGGGGGGGATATGATTGCTTCCGTTTCATTTGAAAAAACAACCTATAACGAACTCCCCTATAAGTTTGAAGCGGGTACCCCGAATATTGAAGGGGTAATCGGTATGGGACCGGCGCTGGATTATATAGAGAAAATCGGCTTTGACGCGATTCAGAATTATGAGAATTCTCTGCTGGTATATACCGGTGAAGTATTACGGAAAATACCCGGAGTAAAACTGCTGGGTGAGCCCAAAGTGCGCAGCAGTGTCTATTCATTCCAGCTTGAGGGCATTCATCCGCATGATACCGGCACCATCCTTGATCTTGAGGGGGTTGCCATCCGCACCGGTCATCATTGTGCTCAGCCGGTAATGAAGCGGCTTGGAGTTCCGGCAACGGCACGGCTGTCGCTGGGTTTTTATAACACAAAGGAGGAGATTGATTATTTTGCTCAATCTCTTCAAAAAGTTTTCGAGGTGTTTAAATAA
- a CDS encoding SUF system NifU family Fe-S cluster assembly protein yields MNPELRELYQQVILDHYKDPRNYKILPFYTNHAEGHNPLCGDQVEIFLSVEDGIIKDISFQGNGCAISKSSASLMTAFVKGRTVEEVQKDFDRFHALVMGNTVTDSDREQLGKLAVLEGVKEFPMRVKCASLAWHTLIAAIKNEQEKVITE; encoded by the coding sequence ATGAATCCCGAGCTCAGGGAACTTTACCAGCAGGTAATCCTGGATCACTATAAGGATCCGCGTAATTACAAAATACTGCCGTTTTATACCAATCACGCCGAAGGGCATAACCCTCTCTGCGGAGACCAGGTTGAAATTTTCCTTTCGGTTGAAGACGGCATCATTAAGGATATATCATTCCAGGGTAACGGATGCGCCATATCAAAATCATCCGCTTCTCTGATGACTGCTTTCGTCAAAGGCAGGACCGTTGAGGAAGTGCAGAAGGATTTTGACCGGTTTCATGCACTTGTCATGGGCAATACCGTAACTGATTCTGACCGTGAACAGCTTGGCAAACTTGCTGTGCTTGAGGGAGTAAAGGAATTTCCCATGAGAGTCAAGTGTGCCTCACTTGCCTGGCATACGCTGATAGCCGCAATTAAAAACGAACAAGAAAAAGTCATAACTGAATAA
- a CDS encoding BrxA/BrxB family bacilliredoxin, producing the protein MLNVLKRPPMYDEEAVQPMRDELTAVGIQELRTPEDVEKAIKVNDDKTVLVVMNSVCGCAAGGARPGVSLALQNAVIPDRLTTVFAGQDRDAVDLVRSYIPAPPSSPSMAIFKNGEPVYFMPRYEIEGYTFEQIADKLKAAFEKHCSAKGPSVSPEHYAQVQHAKMCGSKIPMYKG; encoded by the coding sequence ATGTTAAATGTTCTGAAAAGACCTCCCATGTATGATGAAGAAGCAGTTCAGCCAATGCGCGATGAACTGACAGCCGTAGGAATACAGGAACTCCGTACCCCGGAAGATGTGGAAAAGGCAATTAAGGTTAATGACGACAAGACGGTACTTGTTGTAATGAACTCAGTCTGCGGATGTGCTGCCGGCGGTGCCAGACCGGGTGTATCTCTTGCCCTGCAGAATGCAGTGATTCCAGACAGACTTACAACCGTTTTCGCGGGACAGGACCGCGATGCAGTAGATCTGGTTCGCAGCTATATTCCTGCACCCCCCTCATCACCAAGCATGGCTATTTTCAAGAACGGTGAGCCGGTTTATTTTATGCCGAGATACGAAATTGAAGGTTACACCTTTGAACAAATTGCCGACAAACTGAAAGCCGCATTTGAAAAACACTGCAGCGCCAAAGGCCCCTCTGTAAGTCCTGAACACTATGCACAGGTTCAGCATGCCAAAATGTGCGGTTCAAAAATTCCGATGTACAAAGGTTAA
- a CDS encoding type II toxin-antitoxin system VapB family antitoxin, whose translation MKTLIDIDDKLMAKALKASGLETKKAVVHAGLALVAAGKAPKAKAKAKPAKKAAKKK comes from the coding sequence ATGAAAACATTGATCGATATTGACGATAAGCTGATGGCAAAGGCGCTGAAAGCTTCCGGCTTGGAAACAAAGAAAGCTGTGGTGCATGCAGGACTTGCTCTCGTAGCTGCCGGAAAAGCCCCGAAGGCAAAAGCCAAGGCTAAACCAGCTAAGAAGGCTGCAAAGAAGAAATAA
- a CDS encoding DUF59 domain-containing protein, whose amino-acid sequence MSDETEILKDKVIAVLKSCYDPEIPVDIWELGLIYQLRFDEDKKLTVIMTLTSPMCPVAETLPKEVESKLRTIEGITDVKIEITWSPPWSKDMMSEVAMVELGFL is encoded by the coding sequence ATGAGTGACGAAACTGAAATTCTGAAAGACAAAGTAATAGCGGTGCTTAAAAGCTGTTACGATCCTGAAATTCCGGTGGATATCTGGGAACTCGGGCTGATTTATCAGCTCCGTTTTGACGAAGATAAAAAGCTGACTGTTATCATGACGCTTACATCCCCGATGTGTCCCGTTGCTGAAACACTTCCCAAAGAAGTGGAGAGCAAACTGCGCACCATTGAGGGCATCACCGATGTAAAAATTGAAATCACCTGGAGCCCCCCCTGGTCAAAAGATATGATGAGTGAGGTGGCCATGGTTGAACTTGGTTTCTTATAG
- a CDS encoding DPP IV N-terminal domain-containing protein, producing MKFQYQMLFIFFLFLAASALPQKNLTVDEIYTNKSFAAKSVSGLKWHPQGTGFSFSRYDAGTKAMNVHFFDIAGKDTTLLIKGADLKSSDGEQITLSNYEWSPAGTHLMITGVLPARSLKSGGTFYIYDVAKKAVTAEVASKEQQINMQFSPDGKKIAFSRGHNLFVYDLPSGTEQQLTFDGSDVVLNGVFDWVYEEEFSIIQAYAWSHDSRYLGYWRLDQTNVPEIKIQKWDSLYLNSIDMRYPKAGDRNSQVKIGIYDLKSNKNVFADLGAEEDIYVARIKFNAFSGDLWIQRLNRLQNKLDLLSANPKTGKTRLIYTETDDAWVEVHDNLFFPTISEKGFLWTSEKDGYNHIYHFSDQGKQITQLTSGKWDVTDILGYDETTNMVYYTSKERGAMYSDLYMVRVDGSEKKRLTDEAGTHDISLSPSCAYYVDRYSNANTLTNTYLYSREGNKIKTLAESDMSVFKDYNLAKLEFLTFNTSDGQDLNAYIIKPADFNAAKKYPVLIFTYGGPGSQVVNDRWGGANFLWHQMLAQKGYIIFAVDNRGTGGRGRVFKKQVYKDLGNFEVQDQVEAAKYLGAQPWVDASRIGIWGWSYGGYNAALTLMKGADYFKAAISVAPVTHWKFYDTIYTERYMQTPQLNPEGYENSAVLAHTNKLKGKLLLVHGTGDDNVHFQNAVKLAEKLIAEDKPFETMYYPEKDHGIHGGKTRQHLFKMMTEFIERNL from the coding sequence ATGAAGTTCCAGTATCAGATGTTGTTTATTTTCTTTTTGTTTCTCGCCGCATCTGCTCTGCCGCAGAAGAATCTGACTGTTGATGAGATATATACCAACAAGAGTTTTGCCGCCAAATCAGTCTCAGGGCTGAAGTGGCATCCGCAGGGTACCGGTTTCTCATTCTCCAGATATGATGCCGGAACAAAGGCAATGAATGTTCATTTCTTTGATATTGCCGGAAAAGATACAACCCTTCTGATTAAAGGGGCTGATTTAAAATCCTCAGATGGTGAGCAGATTACCCTCTCAAACTATGAGTGGTCCCCTGCCGGAACCCATTTAATGATAACCGGTGTGCTGCCTGCCCGCTCACTCAAAAGCGGCGGAACGTTTTATATATACGACGTGGCAAAGAAAGCCGTAACCGCGGAAGTTGCATCAAAAGAGCAGCAGATTAACATGCAGTTCTCGCCTGACGGAAAAAAAATTGCCTTCTCGCGCGGGCACAATCTTTTTGTGTATGACCTCCCCTCGGGCACCGAGCAGCAGCTCACCTTTGACGGCTCTGATGTGGTGCTGAACGGCGTATTTGACTGGGTATATGAAGAGGAGTTCAGCATTATCCAGGCCTACGCATGGTCGCATGACTCACGCTATCTGGGCTACTGGCGGCTTGATCAGACCAATGTTCCTGAGATAAAAATCCAGAAATGGGATTCCCTCTATCTGAACTCTATTGATATGCGCTACCCCAAAGCAGGCGACCGCAACTCGCAGGTGAAAATCGGCATCTATGACCTGAAATCAAACAAGAATGTTTTTGCCGATCTCGGAGCCGAAGAGGATATTTACGTAGCACGGATAAAGTTTAATGCATTCAGCGGCGATCTGTGGATTCAGCGCCTGAACCGTCTGCAGAATAAACTTGACCTTCTGAGCGCCAATCCGAAAACCGGAAAAACCAGACTCATCTATACCGAAACTGATGATGCCTGGGTTGAGGTGCATGATAATCTTTTCTTTCCCACCATCAGTGAAAAGGGATTCCTCTGGACTTCCGAAAAAGACGGTTATAACCACATCTATCATTTCTCTGATCAGGGAAAACAGATAACACAGCTCACCTCAGGCAAGTGGGATGTGACTGATATTCTCGGCTATGATGAAACCACCAACATGGTTTATTACACTTCTAAAGAGCGGGGGGCAATGTATTCAGATCTCTATATGGTGCGGGTTGACGGTTCTGAAAAGAAGCGCCTGACCGATGAAGCAGGTACGCATGATATTTCCCTCTCCCCCTCCTGCGCGTATTATGTTGACCGTTATTCAAACGCAAACACACTCACCAATACGTATCTTTATTCCCGCGAAGGAAATAAGATTAAAACTCTCGCTGAGTCTGATATGTCCGTCTTTAAGGACTATAACCTTGCTAAACTTGAGTTCCTGACTTTTAACACTTCAGACGGGCAGGATCTTAATGCTTATATCATAAAGCCGGCTGATTTTAATGCCGCAAAGAAATACCCCGTTCTTATTTTTACCTATGGCGGGCCCGGCTCACAGGTAGTTAACGACCGCTGGGGCGGAGCAAACTTTCTCTGGCATCAGATGCTTGCACAGAAAGGATACATTATTTTTGCGGTGGATAACCGGGGAACCGGCGGGCGCGGAAGAGTGTTCAAGAAGCAGGTGTACAAAGACCTCGGCAATTTTGAAGTGCAAGATCAGGTTGAAGCAGCAAAATATCTCGGAGCTCAGCCCTGGGTTGATGCTTCACGGATTGGCATATGGGGGTGGAGCTATGGCGGTTACAATGCAGCCCTCACCCTGATGAAAGGCGCTGATTACTTTAAGGCTGCCATTTCCGTTGCGCCGGTCACACACTGGAAGTTCTATGATACCATCTATACAGAACGTTATATGCAGACTCCGCAGCTTAATCCTGAAGGATATGAAAACAGCGCGGTACTTGCTCATACCAATAAGCTTAAAGGAAAGCTGCTGTTGGTTCACGGCACAGGAGACGATAATGTCCACTTCCAGAACGCGGTAAAGCTGGCTGAGAAACTGATTGCCGAAGATAAACCTTTTGAAACCATGTATTATCCTGAGAAGGATCATGGTATTCACGGCGGAAAAACCCGGCAGCACCTATTTAAAATGATGACTGAATTTATTGAGAGAAATTTATAA
- a CDS encoding TIGR00266 family protein, producing the protein MRSHEIDYEIYGDDMQVIEVELDPGETVIAEAGVMNWMENGIEFEAKMGDGSDANEGFMGKLLNVGKRVLTGESIFLTHFTNHGSGKKRVAFAAPYPGKIIPIDLTKFGGRLLCQKDSFLCAAKGTRTGIAFTQRFGAGLFGGEGFILQKLEGDGLAFIHAGGTIVKKELVNDVLRIDTGCIVAFTDGLDYDIERAGGLKSMFFGGEGLFLATIRGTGTVYLQSLPFARLADRILAQAPMAGGARKDEGSILGGLGRMIDGN; encoded by the coding sequence ATGAGATCTCACGAAATAGACTATGAAATTTACGGCGATGATATGCAGGTCATCGAGGTGGAACTTGATCCGGGGGAAACCGTTATAGCCGAAGCCGGCGTAATGAACTGGATGGAAAACGGCATCGAATTCGAAGCCAAAATGGGGGACGGCTCTGATGCCAATGAGGGCTTTATGGGTAAACTCCTGAATGTGGGCAAACGGGTGCTCACGGGTGAATCTATATTCCTTACGCACTTCACCAACCACGGTTCCGGTAAAAAGAGGGTTGCGTTTGCCGCCCCTTATCCGGGCAAGATTATCCCGATTGACCTTACCAAATTCGGTGGCCGGCTCCTCTGCCAAAAGGATTCGTTCCTCTGTGCAGCCAAAGGCACCCGCACCGGAATTGCCTTCACCCAGAGATTCGGTGCCGGACTTTTCGGCGGTGAGGGTTTTATCCTCCAGAAACTTGAAGGTGACGGCCTGGCATTCATCCACGCAGGCGGAACCATTGTAAAAAAAGAATTAGTTAATGATGTGCTGCGCATTGATACCGGCTGCATTGTGGCGTTCACTGACGGACTGGATTATGATATTGAACGTGCCGGCGGGCTTAAATCGATGTTCTTCGGTGGTGAGGGGCTGTTTCTGGCGACCATCCGCGGAACAGGTACCGTTTATCTGCAGTCGCTCCCATTTGCCCGGCTGGCTGACAGGATCCTCGCTCAGGCACCCATGGCAGGCGGTGCACGCAAGGATGAGGGCTCAATCCTTGGCGGTCTTGGCCGCATGATTGACGGCAATTAG